A segment of the Salmo trutta chromosome 3, fSalTru1.1, whole genome shotgun sequence genome:
aacgttggtctgaccaattggaatctatgattcaagattgttttgatcacacggattGGGAAATGTTCCGGGTCGCCTCTGAGAATAATATGATGTATACACCGACtcggtgactgggttcatcaggaagtgcatagagaatgttgttcccactgtgatgattagaacttatccaaaccaaaaGCTGTGGATAGATGACAGAATTCGTGCAAAattgaaagtgcgaaccaccacatttaaacatggcaaggtgactgggaacatagacatgtacaaacagaccagctatgaCCTCAATAAGGCAATCAGAGGCAAAACGACAGTACAGGGATAAAGTGGAGTCGAAATtaaacggctcagacacgagacgtatgtggcaaggACTCCAGACAACCATGGCTTATAAATGGAAATCCAGCCACATAACAGACACATAACGCCTAACATAATGCCTCGCTCCCAGATACGAtttaaatgttctgtattgactgaccttcatgtcttaaagtaataatggactgtcatttctctttgcttatttgagctgttcttgccataatatggacttggtatttggctcaaacgcattaataaggaaagaatttccacaaatgtacttttaacaaggcacacctgttaattgaaatgtattccaggtgactatcttgtgaagctggttgagagaatgccaagaatgtgcaaagctgtcatcaaggccaagggtgatactttgaagaatcgcaaacataaactatattttgatctgttttttagttactatatgattccatgtgttatttcctaggtatgatgtcttcactattattctacaatgtagaaaatagtaaaaatatatctatatacacacacacacacacacagtgtcacagatatcttcgtcgtcagacgatatagcgaaatcatcgtcggagaacgtggaccaatacgcagaggagttagtgctcatcatcttaatttattaaaatGAATGTGAACACgtgaaaaaacaagaaaacgaataaagactagtgacagtttcacaggcagaataaacgcagtgcaaaatacaactacccacgaaacacaaagacgaacacaccctactatataggactcccaatcaaaggcaactcaacacacctgccttcaattgggagtccaaccccaattaactatacatagaaaaacaaccCTAGAACCCATACCAAaactaacacaccccactacaccacacacaaaaccccataatacaaaacaaatatacctctgccatgtcctgaccaaatataatacaaataatacctaaatattggtcaggacgtgacacacagtgtataaaacattaggaacacctgcattttccatgacatagactgaccatgtgaaagataaaatcccttattgatgtcacctgttaaatcctcttcaatcagtgtagatgaatgggaggagacaggttaaagaaggatttttaagccttgagacaattgagacatggattgtgtatgtgtgccattcagagggtgaatgggcaagacaaaatatttaagtgcctttgaatggggtatgatagtaggtgccagatgttgcagttcttgagacactcaagaactgcaacgctgctggatttttcacactcaacagtttcttgtgtgtattaagaatggtcctccacccaaaggacatccagacaacttaacacaactgtaggaagcattggagtcaacatggaccagcatccctgtggaacactttagacaccttgtagagttgatgcccgatgaattgaggctgttctgcaactcaatattaggatagtgttcctactgttttgtacactcggtgggtgggtgggtgttaaTTTCTATCTTTTTACtttttggatttgtgtgtattattactgcactgttggagctagaaacacatttCATTGCACCTGTCATaccatctgcaaatctgtgtacgtgaccaataaactttgatttgatatcccTTCTAAACTCCATATAGACCACATACGCAGATGCTTGAAACGTCATACCCAACATATTTGTCTCAGTTACTCACTCCAGTGTGAAATGATACGTTTTTAAAGAAGTTTCAGACACGACCCAAGGGCCGAAAATAAATAGTTTCACATGGCTATCAAGAAAAGTACACAGATCTAGCCAGAGAGGCGCAGTCTAGGTTGTAGTAACTAGGACCCAAGGCTACATGTTTgggttcccgagtggcacagtggtctaagtcactgcatctcagtgctagatgcgtcactacagaccctggtttgaattcaggctgtatcacaaccggccgtgattaagagtcccatagggctgtggaaaattggcccagcgttggccgggtttggctggtgtaggccgccattgtaaataagaatttgttcttaactgacttgcctagttaaataaaaaaaatgtatacatgtaTTTATGTGCATTGCAAATATTCAAATGGTATTTGTGGCACATGTATGTGTACACACAGTCAGTAGGTCAAATAAATGACAGACCACTTGAGAGCCCTTACCTCTTCCACAGCCCAGCCTCTGTGGTTAATGAGTTCAGACTCTATGTGCTGCTTGACTGGCCAGAGCAGCAGAAAGGGGCCCCTTTACGAGGAGTCAAAGGTACTGACCTGGAATAGGGGTTGAGGGGTACGTGAAGGGCCATGGGGCCAGTGAGAATGTGCATTTGGGGAGTGCTGAGTCGGAAGGTCATGCACTGATTGTGCTGAATTGCGGTTAACTTTGAGGGTCACTCGAACACAAAGGGTCGGTCAACGATTTCGATGGTAGTTAACGCATGGCCGGATGGAGCGGCAGGTTTTGACGGAGTGATCAGTTAGTAAGGCAACATGTCAGTCTGCACACTTTGGCTGCCCACGAGTTAGCCCTTTCTGCCTCGCAAGTTTGTCTTAGCCCTGGAGTCATGGCCATAGCTGTTTGGTTAAAGTAACTATTATTGGTGTCCAGTAGCTAACCATCTCGTGTTCCCCCGGTGTCTTCAGACCCTTTCTCCACACTGTATTGAACAATATTCAACAATGCCCTCTGGAGTTCATGCTATCGTCTGGCACACACATCTAACATTGCTTCTCATTTCACTATGTTGATTTCCAGGCTCCTTCCATACTCATTCTCATTTCCATCATACACAGTAACCGTTTTTTTGTTTCTTCTCCACAATTCGCCATTTGTCCCAGGGCCCTTCTACACCTAATACTTTTATTCGCTCGACGCAGTGGAAagcagagcagagaagagaagagcaCTGGTGTCCTGAGCTGAACCAAGCAACAGTCAGCCAGGATTATTTGCTGAAGAAAGTTGCCACTGCTAAAATTCACCAACTCCCTACTATAATAGCTCAAACACAATAAGCTGTTCATGTAGCTTATCAATATGCATAAATGCGTGCGCTTTCGTATTCCTCAGTTTCGTGGTTTGATAGCGAATGGTGTATTTGATAGAGATTCAATCTCATTCCGTTGTGCACAATGTTTATAGCTGAAAGGGGGAAGGTAAATCTGTTGATGATTATTCCCAGCTGTCTCTGCGAGATTCCAGTTCCCTTGTGTCCCACAGACATGAAAAAGAGAAGATATCACAAGCTACAGTATCAAATGCTGCAAACAGCAGTTTAATCTAGTCCTCTGTCTTGGCCACTGGGATGGTTAGGCTGTAATGAACGGCTGTTTATTTCCCTTGGCATCATCTGTAATGAGAAATGACGTCTGTGTGGTACAAATGTATAGTATATGGGCGGTTCACATACTGAAATGTCTCCTCAGTGACAACACTAAAACTATTGTGAAGAAATGGCAGATATGAATGTTCAGTCATGAGGGGTATTCAGACTACAGTGAAACTAGGACACCTGTGTACATACTGGGCCATCGCTTTGAGCATCAAAGAGAACAGATTTTCTTTGGAGAGTCCTTTAAGGCTTTTTATCCACCTTTCTTGATAGATCATAAGGATTAGGTAACCTTAAGCAACAAAGGCATACGGAATATGCATATACTGTTATTATTTTATGTGAAATATTAGCATTATCTGTCTTGAGGCACCTGCTTTCAAAATATAGTCATATAGATAGCTACCTTTATTGAACAAGGCATGTTTTTATCATAGCATATCAATATTTGGTTTGATGCCGCCTTTGGTCAAAAAGGAGGGCAGCAAGTGAAAAACACATCTAAAAGAAGGTTGACAGGCATCGCTTAGAAACACTTTATTTTGTACTCTGTTGGTCATGAGGGCCAATTCATTAATTCCTTTGAAGGGTATCATCTCAGAACACGAGTCTACTTTCCACCATGCTTTTATGATTTCAGTCTTAACAAACGGTCGTTTGACGTCTTCCTTTACTATCTGTTCAGTCATGTCCTCTGCCTTAAAACATTGcctcatatgaagagaaatgttCCCTTTCACCAACTTAGAATTCAGGAGAGTGCAGCGCTAGCTCCCAAGGTAATGAGATATGCAGCAGGGCATGTATTTAATGCTGCTCTGAAGTTCATTTGCCGCCTCCATCTGCAACATAATAAATCTCCATCCTGCGTACGCAAATCATAACCTTTTCCTCCAGTAAATTATTATCTCATTGCAGGAACGTTCAGCAAAATTCGAAATATTTATGATTATTAAGAAAACCCTAGCAATGGAAACCTCTGGCGATTTCAATTTGCGAACCAGACGGATAAAGTGTTATGCCTCACGGCACTTTTGTcataaaataaatgaatgagtGGACTTATATTTCCCATTGAGAGATTTGTCAATGGCCCCTACTTTACTGCTCCTCACCAGCTCCTACACTGTCTGCTGACAGGATACAGTATACTTCCTTACTCCAATCCAACTCATCCACTAAATGTGCTTGTTTTGAAACACCACAGCAGCATATTGTCCCATCACATGTCTAAAGATCACTAATGAACAGACTGGCATCAAAACATGCCAGATGCGTCCATTTACCAAGTCATTTGAATGCAATATTACTTGAAATTGGTCTACGGAAAACAATTGTGCTCTGTTCAGAGGTTGGATTGTGGTGAGAATGCAAAAGGAGGAGAAACAGATGTGGACACTGGCAGAGTCCAAAAGACCCAAACATGGACACTcctgatgatgtcatcaccagcTGATTTGCTCATTAACACCCTGGCTGAATCCCCTTAACACATTCTATATGTGAGGACCTACAACAGAATGTCTTTATTACTGGCAGGGTGGACATATCAAAGACCATGTCGCCCTTGTTTGTAGTTGGAAGCTCTGAAGTCCATAGAGCAAAATTAGTCTCTTTGTTTTGATGGGCTCAATTCTGTATTACAGAATAGCCTGAAAATTGCATCGAAGGCACTACTCCACCCCCCAACCCACAACAACAAAACctatagtaattatatttctatattcGAAACCACAAAATAACATTTTCCTGTTCAGTCAACGCCTGTATGAAAAGGGTGCAACGATCGAAGTTACTTACTGTCAAAAGCATGAtaacagaaaagagaaataacCATTATAATCGGCAACCTATAAAAATAAACTGCTAATAACTCTGTTTTGATTACAAATGTTTGCTTCAATCGGTTTCAAATCAAGCATAATTTCAACACTTTATTTATTTGGAAGCAGATTAAACAGTTAATCGCCCTTGCAACATACGATGCCATCCCTGTGATCAGACCTCTCACGTACCTCTTCCTATGTGGTGAACTGAGTGAACCAGAGCAGTGATGGAGCTTGGCACAGCCCTCTGTTCCACTTCAGTTTGATCCAAGTGCTGCGATGCATGCAATGTCCTGGTTAGGCCCTCCACCGTCAACTGCACAGTGGGGAAAGATTGACAATGTAGCCTGTGGTTATATAGCTTTAATAACAGAAAAATCAGAACCTATTCTTTATCTACCTTCAGCATTATGACCAAATGTCCACCCCACTGGGGGCTACTGAATCAGGCTTTTATTTGACTTCATCTATGCTCGGATAAGTTGTCTATAAATAATTATGGTTGCAATACAATCTTCAATTTGAGTCTGATTTCCACTATGGAGACTCATTGAAAAATGGGAGTTGGATAAATTTCAGTGTCAATTTGTCAGTAAAAGACATTATCCAATGAATCAACAGATTACCTTTGTATGTTGCATCATATAGCTAACCTCACAGTAGAAAGCCATGTATTATTAATAGATAACACAATTGACACAAGGTTCATGGGGAAATGACTATCCCAGAACGTGACATACTTCTCGAGTGGATACAGTAATCAAAtcaatctgtgtgtatgtgtaggccTCGTGAGATTCAACGCATTAAGGCAGGCAACAATGACAAAACGGGCAATTATTTGACAAGAGAAGAAATGGTTGCTCAATGCTTAGTGATGCATGTAATGGCCTTCGACATGTAAGGTTATCCAATAGGGAACAGACATGGCATAGTATGCATCTCTGTTAAGTGTCTGGTACAGTGGTTAACAGGATTAATTGAGAATATGGTGATAATTAAATTACAATAATGTAACAATAGAGAGTCTAACTTCCAGCAGTAAAGCAAATATGTTTATTAAGCACTTTAATATACATCAGAAAATTCGGCTTAATAGAGTACAGGAAATacgtttttttaaatgaaaagttCAATGTACATGGTAAGCTATTTACAATCAAATTGTTTAGGGTCAATTCAAAACAATATTACAGACAACACAGGCAAGACAAATAATGACAGTTTGATAGATGGCGAAACAAGTTTGAATACTTGTCCAGAATTGATCCTAAAACGAGACCTTCCTTTATACCTTCATACTGTAGCACACCTTCAAGCTGTACTGGAGAGCGGAGGGCTTTGACTTGGGCTTATACCgtatgtgtttgtgcatgcgacagctttccattttttttcttttggcACAAAATTGCTCACTGTTAACATTGTGAAAAGCCTGCAAAAATATGACACGCAAATGCTCACACAGCTCCACATAGTCCATTAGAAACAGATGTTTCCAATCCGAAAGCACCACCTCCAGGACCCTCCCCCTCCCTTGCCAGCGGCGCTAGAGCTGGGGTAACTGATCTGCAGCCGCTCGGGCGAAGAAGAAAAAAGCTGTTTCAACTTTGGCATGATAAGCATACATTTCAAACAATGCCTAAATAACATCATATTACTGAAGTCTACTACTAGGTGAAGTCATGACAAGTGAACCTTAAGCCTTTTTTGTGTCTTGCCCCAAAATATACTGCAATTATCAAAACATAGCCACACTACAATAGGGGAAACAAAGCTTGAATTTAGTTTCTTGCATTGCAGGTTATATATAGAATTCTGTCAACGAATGCATTCACCCTGGCTTAAGCTTGAGACCTTTGCATCAGAACCAAACCCTGTAGGTGACAGTATACTAATGGTTATTTTAATCAATTTAAATGcacacaaaaacaaatgaaaAGTCCCACAGGGACAAAATGAAATCACATTGGTTTAACGTTTTCAACGAACTCTCCCCCTTAGGTACTGTATCTGCAGTACAACAATACACATAGCAAAGAAAATAGTATTAAGATGATCAAAATGGAGTCCAAAATAACTGCAGGAATTTTTTGAACACAGCACCATGATAGAGCTTACAATACAAATGAAAGTGGCTTTTTCCTAAATAAATATGCTTGATTATACTTGTATAGCAAATTGCCTTAACTATTATCATATTACACACAACATAGTctacatgaccagaagtatgtggacacctgcttgtcgaacatttcattccaaaattatAGGCATTAATATTTCCCTTAACTGGAATTAagaggcctagcctgaaccattttctatttaacgaggcaagtcagttaagaacaaattcttattttcaatgacggcctaggaacagtgggttaactgccttgttcaggggcagaacagatttttaccttgtcagctccgggatttgatctagcaaccttgcgGATACaagttcaacgctctaaccactatgccaccccatgaaaaacagccccagatcattattcctcctccaccaaactttagttggcactatgcattggggcaggtagcgttctcctggcatccaccaaacccagattcttccgtcggactgccagatggtgaagcgtgattcatcactccagagaacgcgtttccactgctgcagagtacaatggcggcgagctttacaccactccaaccgacacttggcattacgcatggtgatcttaggcttgtgtgcagctgctcagccatggaaacccatttcatgaagctcccgaggagcacttattgtgctgacattgtttccagaggcagtttggaactcggtagtgagtgttgcaaccgaggacagacgacttttatgcgcttcagcactcggtggtcctatTCTGagcttgtggcctaccacttcaaggcgtgccgttgttgctcctagacatttccacttcacaataatagcacttacagttgaccaggacagctctagcagggctgaaatttgaccaactgacttgttggaaaggtggcatcatatgactgtgccatattgaaagtcactgtgctcttcagtaaggccattctactgacaatgtttgtctatggagattgcatttctgcgtgctcgattttatacccctcagcaacaagtgtggctgaaatagcagaatccactcatttgaaggggtgtccacatacttttctttaTATATAGTATATGTTTAGAACACTGAACAAAGTTAACACCGATTATTTGGGGTTTTCAGAAAGAGAGAGTATCAATGCGTACAACATTATCCCATGTCATCGATTATCTTGATGTCCCTCTGATCAGATGTGATAATGTACTCAGCGGTAAATTGCTGTTGGTGTGTATGATTGCAGGACAAAAACCAAAATTATATATATGATCCTTTTGAACAATTAGTTTGAAACACGAGCATAAACGGGAGACTGAACAAATGCATGTTTGTCATTCTCTTTTTAAAAAGTGCATACACTGCATAAATATCAATACATTAAATTAAATGATAGTGTGCATGATTACACTGAGAAGACTGTAACAGATGTAGGCACATTGAAGTATCAGTTCATGTAAGCCTTGTGCAGCGATCAACATTCTTCCCTTAGGTTTTCTGAGGTGTTCCACTTGAGAGTGGAAAACAATTCAAATCGGTTCTTATGCGGATGAAAATAGTTGCTTTGGCACATTCCCTCCGATGTCTGCATGACGAATGGCATTCAAGACATCTGAAACGGTAATGAAAATGATTTGGGTTAGTGCTGAGTTGGAAAACATCGTAGTCTTCTTGGCCAGAAAAGGACATTCTTTGAAATGCATCAGTCATGTTAAAGTTTGTTTAAGTTCCACTAATGATAATAAAATATTGACAGGAAATTTCCATACAGTGTTTCCAGTAGTGGTGAGTGAGTCATTGGATTGTATTTTAATAACAACATACTGTATCAACAACGTGGCTATCAATCATACAAGTAATATACAGACATGTATACAGGGATTCTGATCTTCAGTCTACATCCCATCCCTGCATGTTGTTAACTTGTACTTCTATCTTCAAGATGTAATGAAACCATTTGAAATCATACTGAAAATAAAGCCAGTCTGAATTGATCATCTACTTATTATATCCTTAATAAAACAACTGTTGAACACCAGAAGAACTCTAGAGCCAGTGTTTAACACTTAGAAAAAAGCATGACATCAGATTAGTTTGAACACTTACCAGCTATAATGGAGTCTCCTTTTTGTAGTTAAACCCAGGGTCAGACCCTTCTATCTGCAGTTTCAAGACTTGTTTAAGGCTTAATTCAGTCTCCCCTATAGGGTAGTTCTCCAGAACGTCTTGGTGTCCTCTATTCTGTACAGTCCTATGGACAGAAACCCTCCCGAGGAAAACCTGATTGCCCTGAAGATGGTAGTTGGGGTTGGTCATAATGCCATTTCGCTTCTTCTCTGCAATGCTCTGCTGTTGGATGAATAACTGCTCTTGGGTTAGTCCCCCTTCTGGCTGGGTGGAGCCACCAACCATGATCTTGCAATGAGGATCTTGCACCGCAATGCTCGCTACAGACTTGTTGAGCGCAATCCTCTTATCAAACTGGGTCATCTCATATTCTAACACCTGACCCTGGGTTGAGCCAATGCTCTTGAGCCTTTTCTTGTCTCCAGACCCCCCTTTGCTGTTGGATGTGGTATTTTTGGTCTTACTCCCTTTGGTCGACTTGAGACCTGGCTTAACCTGATCCCAGTCAAATTCACTTGGAGACCCCGGCTGATGTCCAATGGACTTGGTGGTGGAGGAAGGTGAGACGATGGATTGTCGGCTCCGACTGCGAGGCAGAGAGTGTTGCTGGATTTGCTCTGTGAAGGTCATTCCGTGGAAACTATCTATCGGCACAGTCTGTGCAGTCGCTGTGGACGAGGTGGTTCTCAGTGAGGAGTTCTTAGAACTTTTGAGGGAATTATTTGAGAGAGACAACTTCTGTCTGTCCACAGTAGAGTCAGGAGATTCCGAAGGGGAGCTGAAGGCGTGGACAGGACCGTTCTGTAAACCACGTCCACATGACTGCATATCTCCAGCTCCTGTGCTGCCAGAGCTGTTGGATTTGATTGTGAGGGAGTGCATTTTCCCAGATACAGAGAGTGGGATTTTCTGTTCCATAGTGTGTACTGGCGAAGGACTACAGCCATTAAGACTTGAGGCCCCATACTTCTCAAGAAGTTTGATGATCATTGAATGCCCCCCTTTAGCAGCCACTCGCATGGCTGTGCGTCCAAACTGGTCTGCGTGGTTGGGGTCAGCGCCATGCTCCAGAAGGATCTGCACTACATCTCTGTGCCCCTCTTGGGCAGCAATGCCAAGCGCTGTTGCCCCCTGATTACATGTATTATCCACGTGAGTGCCATTGTCAATCAAGAACTGCACAACGTTTGCGTGGCCTTGCCAAGCTGCTGACTGGAGGGCGGATCGCTTCTCGTTGTCACAAGAGTTCACGTCGGCATGATAGTTGATCAGCATCCTGACCATTTCTACATGCCCTTGCCAGCAGGACACGTGGAGGGCTGTCCTTCCCTCTGTGTCGCTGACTTCCACATTTGCCCCATTTTCCAGGAAGTACTCCGCCATTGCTAGCTGATTCTCAAGTGCCAATATGTATAATGTTGGGCGTCCGTCTGCATCTTTATAATCTATATCAGCACCATGACTCAGCAACAGTTCAACAATATCCCTGTGGCCTTCCAGTGCAGCCGCCCTGAGAGAATTCCTCCCATCGTAACCTCTCTGGTCGATGCAAGACTTGTTTTCCAGAAGAATGTGAACACAGTCGTAGTGGCCCTCTTGCGCAGACAATATCAGGGGTATTCGACCATCGTTATCCACCTCTGTGCATCGGGCACCTTGCTCAATGAGGGCATCGCATACTTGCCGGTGACCCTCGAATGAGGCCATGTGCAGTGGGGTCCAGCCGGAGTCATCTCTGTGATTTTCATCCAGCCCTCTGTCCAGCAGAGTTCGGACCACCTCTACATTCCCTTGAGCGGACGCTATGCTCAGAACAGTTCTTCCTTCACTGTCGATGCTGTCTACAGCTGCACCCCAGAAAAGCAGTGTATTGACAACAGAGGCATGGCCCATGGATGCTGCTGCAAGAAGAGGCGTTCGGCCATTGTTGTCAGTGTGATCCACATCAGCTCCACCTTCCAGCAGCAGATCAACTACGTCCACATGTCCTTCATAGGCAGCCACAAGAAGGGGTGTCATGCAGTCTTTATCGCAGTGGTCGACCTCTGCACCCCTGTCAATGAGGAGGCTTACGACAGAGGCATGACCTTTACTGGCAGGCACACAGAGAGCAGCAACTGAGAGGGCTGTCCTTCCGTCCGCATCTTCATGGTTCACCTCTGCCCCGTGTTCCAAGAGGTGCTCTACGATTTCTCTGTGCCCCATGTATGCCGCTGCAATGAGAGCCGTCCTTCCTTCATTGTCTGCTTTGTTGACTTCTGCCCCATGTTGGAGGAGGTTCAGCACAATGTCTTCATGGCCTCCCCAAGCTGCGGCTCTCAAGGCGGTTCTGCTGTCGGCATCAGCACAGTCAACTTTGGCACCGGCGTAGAGGAGAGCAGACACCACCTCTGAATGCCCACCCCAGGCTGCAGACCTAAGGGCGGTCCACCCATCATGGTCTGTGTGATTAATGTTTGCCTCACAGCCAATGAGGCAGTTGACCACCTTAGTGTGCCCTTGTCTTGCAGCAAGAGTAAGTGCCGTTTGTCCATGGCTGTCCTCCAGCTCCATGTTGGCTCTTCTGGATATGAGAAAGTTCACCACATCCAGGTTTCCACTGTACGCAGCATTGGCCAGCAAAGTTCTGCCACTAGAGTCACATTGGTTCACAGAGGCCCCATTGTCTAGCAATGTCCGAATGGAATCCTCTCTCTCCAATGCCTGCTGCACTATGCAGGAGGCATGGTCGTCCTCGTTGTTGACATGAGCTCCAGCTTTGACCAGAAGCTGCAGCACCTCCTGTTCTTTAGGTATGGAGGTGGAAAGAGAGTCTTTAGTGGGTGTGCCATTCCACACCATCCAAAGAGCCAGGTTGAAAGAGTCTATCTGCATTTTGGATTTGATCAGATGCAGGGCAAACTCCTGCACCTCCAGCGGTTTGAGCTGCTTGGCCCTGCAAGTGTAACTCATTGCCATCATTCTATGTCCCTCCGCTTCATTACACAAGTACTTTTGGGTACAATGCTTAACATCCAGGAGCCACTCGGCAAAACTGTAGTGAAAGAGGATCTTAGTACTTCTGAGGCCATCGATCAACAACTTGGAGAGGATATCCATCTTCTTCTGAAAGTCCTCCATGGTGAGGGCCATgtttttggtccagacagcatagTAAAGCTCCTTGACAGTAAGCGGCCTGCAGGTTGCGAGGATCACGTTAAGGATGGGCTGGACTTTGGCAAACTGCTTCCGGACAAACAGCCTTTGGCAGAGCCACAAGTAGAGCCCATTGAGCGTGCCCGGGATGTCGCGGATCTCTCGCAGCATGATGAAGTTCTCCACCACCCCGTCCAGCA
Coding sequences within it:
- the LOC115171320 gene encoding ankyrin repeat domain-containing protein 50-like, coding for MAQTSLLQGKRFYCRDWVFHKIQHCIREKTNGLSGVTTTPSKQSSASGTGAPNPSGSSAAGSARATTWGVLLVGGPGSGKTALCTELLWPTSVQGAHRGLQQQSLAFHFCRADDSDTLCLGGFIRGLVAQICRSGLVPDYEEKVHEPAVQSALQPGECERNPTEAFKRCVLLPLLNSKPPQQALFLLVDSIDEGCQLGEGEQRSSGSGTPRTIAELLASHHDFFPPWLLLICSARRQNKAITKLFTGFRKISLDDLRKAYIVKDVQQYILHRLDQEEALRLHLTKETAEMLNQLHIKSSGCFLYLERVLDGVVENFIMLREIRDIPGTLNGLYLWLCQRLFVRKQFAKVQPILNVILATCRPLTVKELYYAVWTKNMALTMEDFQKKMDILSKLLIDGLRSTKILFHYSFAEWLLDVKHCTQKYLCNEAEGHRMMAMSYTCRAKQLKPLEVQEFALHLIKSKMQIDSFNLALWMVWNGTPTKDSLSTSIPKEQEVLQLLVKAGAHVNNEDDHASCIVQQALEREDSIRTLLDNGASVNQCDSSGRTLLANAAYSGNLDVVNFLISRRANMELEDSHGQTALTLAARQGHTKVVNCLIGCEANINHTDHDGWTALRSAAWGGHSEVVSALLYAGAKVDCADADSRTALRAAAWGGHEDIVLNLLQHGAEVNKADNEGRTALIAAAYMGHREIVEHLLEHGAEVNHEDADGRTALSVAALCVPASKGHASVVSLLIDRGAEVDHCDKDCMTPLLVAAYEGHVDVVDLLLEGGADVDHTDNNGRTPLLAAASMGHASVVNTLLFWGAAVDSIDSEGRTVLSIASAQGNVEVVRTLLDRGLDENHRDDSGWTPLHMASFEGHRQVCDALIEQGARCTEVDNDGRIPLILSAQEGHYDCVHILLENKSCIDQRGYDGRNSLRAAALEGHRDIVELLLSHGADIDYKDADGRPTLYILALENQLAMAEYFLENGANVEVSDTEGRTALHVSCWQGHVEMVRMLINYHADVNSCDNEKRSALQSAAWQGHANVVQFLIDNGTHVDNTCNQGATALGIAAQEGHRDVVQILLEHGADPNHADQFGRTAMRVAAKGGHSMIIKLLEKYGASSLNGCSPSPVHTMEQKIPLSVSGKMHSLTIKSNSSGSTGAGDMQSCGRGLQNGPVHAFSSPSESPDSTVDRQKLSLSNNSLKSSKNSSLRTTSSTATAQTVPIDSFHGMTFTEQIQQHSLPRSRSRQSIVSPSSTTKSIGHQPGSPSEFDWDQVKPGLKSTKGSKTKNTTSNSKGGSGDKKRLKSIGSTQGQVLEYEMTQFDKRIALNKSVASIAVQDPHCKIMVGGSTQPEGGLTQEQLFIQQQSIAEKKRNGIMTNPNYHLQGNQVFLGRVSVHRTVQNRGHQDVLENYPIGETELSLKQVLKLQIEGSDPGFNYKKETPL